The window CGGGTCGCGCTGCATGAGATCGGCCACACGCTCGGAATTGGCACGCATCCGAACTGGCAGTCGAACATCAAGGAGGGCCTGTGGACGGGGAAGCATGCGCTGGAGCAGCTTCGTGAATTTGATGGCAAGGACGCGGTGCTTCATGCCGACCGCATGCACTTCTGGCCCTACGGGCTCAATTTCGACAACGAGTCGAGCAAGGAGAACGACGTGCGCCATGTGAAGATGGTGATGGCGATGCGGAAGGACATGGGGATCGATTGAGGTCAGATTTCTTCGGACCACGCCGTGATGCATGGTGGGACGGTCCGGATCGGGATTTTCGAATCGAAGTTCCGCGGAAGAGTCATCGATGGATCGCGGTGGATGAAGCAACCGTTGCGAGAGGAGAAACACTCAATCGCCATCAGTTTGCCGTCCGGGCCGAAGTGCACGAGGACATTGCCGATGCCCACGAACGGCAGATCTTCACCTTTCCTGAAGCTCTGAAGGTTCGCTGGCACCATGGAGCGAGGAAGTTTCCATGACTGGGGGAAGCCGAGCTTCTCTTCCAATTTGATCAGGCCGAGTTCGGATGGCGTTGCCGATTCGAGCCGGTGGAAAAGAGCGGTCATCTCCGAGACTCGCTCTTTGTCGGAGAAATAGCGCCGGGTTTTCGATTCTCGGCTCTCCAGGATCTGGAAGGCCAAGGCGAACAGGCATGCCAAGCCGATGATGGCGATGAGACGAACGAAAATTTTCCGAGCCGTCATGAACTATTCAACCACGCACGGCAGCAGCACGGCATCGCGCATGCCGTGGATCTTCTTCTTGTCCGCGGGGGCGAGGGTGGCGAGTGCGCCGGCGAGGGAGGTGCGGCCTTGGTCGTCGGTGAAGTAGTAGGGGCAGAGGCGGACGCGACCTTTCATCTGATAGACGCTGCCGTCTTCGCGGAAGACCGGGTGCTCGATCAGGCGGCCTTCGCTGAAGGACTGCATGATCCATGGCTGCTGGTCGAAGTCGTCCGTGGCGATCTTGATACGTTCGGTCCAATCGGCCTGCGAGATGTCGTGGCCGACGTGGACGCCGCGCGAGCCCCAGGCGGTCTCGTGGAAACCGCTGATCTTGAGAACGAGGCGGCGCTGCTTCTGGCTGAAGGAGGCGACTTCGTCCCATGAGTTCACGCCGAGCACGGGAAGCGCGGCTTGGGGTGGAAGGGGAGCGGGATCGACCACCCAGCCGTGGGGGACGATGTCCCTGACTCGCGACAGGTGGCTGCCGCGGAGTGCCTTTTCCCAGACTGGCTTCAAGGCAGGTGTCCAGAGCAGGGCGAGCCAGAGCTTGTCCTCCAGGTGCGGCTTGCAGGGTGGGGTGAGCTGGATTTCGCCGAGAGCGGATTGTTCCGCGAGATGGCGCGCCTCGGGAACGGATTCCCAATCGAACCACTCGAAGAAGCGGTAGAGGGCGCGGCCGTCCGGCTGGTATTCCTCGGCGGACTCGACCGTGCGGCCACCGCCGGTTTCGCGGGCGAGCCATTCAAGTTCACGGCGGTAATCGGCGGCCTCTTCGGCGATCAGGATGGTGCCATCTTTCGGCAGCACCGAGGAAAAGCCGACCAGCATGCCATCGCGCCCGCCGAGCACCTTGAAGCCCGCATCGGCATAGGTCCGGGAAAGCCAGGCGGTGATGCCGAGCCCGCCCGGGACGGAGTCGAGCTCGGTCAGGGAAAACTTGCCGTCCTCCATCAGGATCAGGTCCGGGCGGATGACCCGCGGCATGGCGTCGCGGAAGCTGGCTTGGCGCTGGAGGTCGGCCATCCAGGCTGGCTTGCCGGTATCGAGCACTTCGGAGATCCAGCGGGGCATCTTTCCCGTGGCGCTGCGGCGGTAGAGGTCGTCGCAGGCGCGTTGGAACTGGGCCAGCGGATGGCCAAGGGACCGGAGGAAACGGCCCTCTGCCTTGGTAAGCTTCAGCGGCTCCGGCGAGTACTGCCAGTTTCCTTCGAAAAGCCCGCCTTCCGGCAGTGCGGCCCGGATTTGATCGAGGGTGAGGCTCATTGCAGCGACCGCAGTGCTCCGCGGACCAATTCTTCGACCGAGGCACCCGGAAGTGCGTCGAGCATCTGGCGGATCGCCTTGCGCGACTCGACCTGCTTGTAGCCGAGCGCCATCAGCGCCAATTCGGCATCGGCGGTGGCCGGGGCCATCTGGCCGTTGGCGACTTCCTGCCAGGTATCGGCAACGCCGACCTTGTCCTTGAGTTCCAGCACGATACGCTCGGCAGTCTTTTTCCCGAGGCCCTTGATTTTGGAAAGCTCGGCGGTGTCGCCATTGGCCACGCAGGCCTTGAATCGACCGGCGGGCATGCCGCTGAGGATGGCCATGGCGATGGCCGGGCCGATGCCGCTGACGCGGTCGATAAGCAGCAGGAACAGGTCCCGCTCCTCCTCGGTGGCGAAGCCGTAGAGGGTGTGGGCGGTCTCGCGGATGTGGAGGTGGGTCCGCAAATCCACGGGAGAACCCTCCGAGGGATGGAGCCGGTCAAAGGTCGAGAGCGGCACGTGGACCTCATAGCCCACGCCGCTCACGTCCACCACCAGACGGTTGGGATAGGCCTCCAGCACCTTGCCGCGCAGCCGTGCAATCATTGTGGGGTGGAGCTTGGAGCGGGTTTGCAAACTGCCAAGGGCGAAGTTCAGTCATGCTTTCCGGAGGAGAAAACGGGCCGTTTTTCCCCTGATTTTCCCGTGAAAAACCCGGCTTTACACGGGGGAGGTCGCCCCTATAGTGCGCGCCCCATGACCGTTCTCGGCACCCTGCTCGGCATCAGCATCAACCTGCTGCTGTTCGTTTTTGTCATCGTCTGCCTGCTGATGAGCATGATCATCCTGATGCAGCGTCCGAAGAACGAGGGCCTCGGAGCCGCGTTCGGCTCGAACACGACTGACCAGCTTTTCGGCGCCCGCACGACCAACGTGCTGCAGAAGGCCACGGTCTATCTTTCCACGCTGTTCTTCGTGATCACGCTCGCGCTGGCCGTTCTCATCGGAAAGCGCAACGCCAGCCAGCTGAGCTTGCAGGCTGCCGTGCCGACGCCGCCAGCAAAGGTGGAGGAAAAGCCCGCCTCGATCGCCGAGGAAGCGGCGAAGGAAGAGAAGCCAATCACGCCGGAGGCCGTGACGCCGCCGGTGCAGGTGCCGACCGAGACGCCGACCCCGGCGCCTGTCCCTACTCCGGCTGAGGAAACCAAGCCTGAAGCCGAGTCGAAGCCGGAAAGCACGCCGGCCGAGGAGACCAAGCCCGAGGAAACGAAGCCCGCCGAGGAGAAGCCTCCCGGGCAGTAAGCGGCAGATCACCTTTTTCAAGCAAGGCGCGTGGCGGAAGAGCCCCGCGCCTTCTTTTTTGGCGGGGATTTCGCCTTGGCCACCGGCACGGACCGCGCTTGATTCGCCCCAGCATGACCCCTGATGCCGAGCTTCCCGTCTGGGCGCGCGAAGACGCCTTCCCGGAAGCCGGTCCCGGTTGGGGTTGGGTGGATCGCAAGGGCCGGCGCATGCAGGTGGATGGCTTCGAGGAGCTTGCCCGGGCCATCGTCGAGGATGCCGGAGCGCGGGTCGATCTGGTGTGGACGCCGGAGGCGCGCGGCTACGTGCTGCCGGAGGAAATCCCCGAGCTTCATTCCGCTCTCCGCGAGTCCCGCATCCGCTGGGCGCGCTGGGAGATCGAGGAAGGGAAGCGGCAGATGACGATGTTCGGCGGATTTTTCGCCGTGATGGTGCTGTGGAGCTTTTTCACGACCGGCCGGATTCTGGCCAGCGGGTCGGTGGGCCTAGCGCTGATCCTCTTTTTCATCCTCGGATTTCTCCCGTGGTATCAGGGGCACAAGCGCCTGAAGCGAGCCAAGCGCTGGGCGGCCGGTGAGATGGCGGCGGACGCGCAGGTGCTGCGTTTCGAGACCTGGCTAGCGATTCAGAAAGCGCCGGTCACCCGGCTGGTGTTTTGGCTGATGGCAGTGGTGGGGATTGTCCAGTTCCTTGCCGAACTCCAATTTTACAACGCCCGGCATGGATTGGAGGGAGCCAGGGCCTTGCTCGGAGTGTGGAACTATGTGCTGAGCTTCGGTTCGTTCGACACCTTTGGGATCACGATCGCGAAGGCGGGCCTGACGAAGCACGATGGCGTGGTGACGGAGTGGTGGCGGTTGCTTACCGCGCCCTTCCTTCACGGGCATTGGCTGCACTGGCTGATGAATGCCTCGGCCATGGTCTACCTCGGCAAGCGGGTCGAGTGCTTCGCCCGCTGGCCGCACATGGTGATGGTGCTGCTGCTCTCGATGTGGATCGGCGGCGAGGCGTCGGCGCGCTTCCTAGCGATGAAATCGGTCGGTATTTCAGGCGGGCTGATGGGGCTGCTCGGGTTCCTGCTGGTGTTCGAGTCGATGCACCGGCGGTTGGTGCCGGAGAGTGCCCGCAAGCGTCTGCTCGCGGGCATCGTGATGACGGGTGTGCTTGGCTATGTGTTCCGCCACTTCATCGACAATGCCTGCCACGCCGGCGGTCTGATCGCGGGGATGGTTTACGCCGCGGTGGTGTTTCCAAGGTCGTCGTCGACGCACCGGCCGGGGACTACTTCGCCAGACCTAGTCCTGGGCGGGGCAGCGCTTGGCTTGCTGGTCGCTTCCGCGCTGCTGGCGTGCGTGAAGATGTTAGGTTAGCTCGTTAGAAAGAGCCGTAGCGGATCTGCCTCATCACCTGTAGCGCGCCTTCCATGGTGCGAGCTGCATTGGCCACCCACTCCTGGCCGTACTCGGTGAAGCCCATCGGCTTGGCCGCCGCGCACAGCAGGGCCGCGAGCACGAGCTGGTTGGCGAAGTAGATGATGACCAGCGAGAGGAAGGTGCCGTTCTCCCGCAGGTCCGGTTGGTCGCGGGGAATCATCCAGAGTGTCCACAAGAGGTGGAAGGCCCAGAAGAAGCCGACCCAGCCGAAGAGGATCTTGTCCGTTACCGGCGGCAGGTCGAAGGCCAGGCCTAACAGCAGGTGAACGATCACGCCGAGCGCTGCCCAGAGCGGCACGAAGTACGGCGAGAGGGCGATGAAGATGTTCGACTTGTCGGTGGTCACGTAGCCGCCGTCGAGGCTCACGCCCCAGTCGCTGACGCGGCCTTGGAAGGCCCAAATGGAGAGGATGTGGGTGAGCTCGTGGCCGAGCACGTAGAGGTAGAGGAAGAACGACCGGAGCAGGCCGGAGAAGAACCAGCCGGTCATGAGCAGCACGCCGGTGGCGAAGTACCAGAAGGCGGGCATTTCCCAGAACAAGCGGGTCTGGGCCGCATCGCTGAACTGCTGGAAGAAGGTCCACGTACTGATCCAGCACAGCGGCAGCAGGAGCAGGCCAAGGGTCCAGCGGATCAGGCGTGTCAGGATCCCCGTGGGAGGATCCTCGTAGCCGAGGACCGCGGTGCCTGCGATCGCGGCGCGCACGTGCTTGAGCTCGCGCTGGTTCAGGCGGCGGTTGATCCGCTCGTGGGCGCGGGCATTCGCGCGGGACAAGACTTCCGAAAAAGACTGGCGGCGCTTGCGACGGGCATTTCCCGTCGTGGAGCCGAGCCGGATCTTCTTCTTGGGGGTCCTCGCCATGCGCGCGGACCTGATTACTTCGGGAAACTTAAGGAATCAAGAGCGAAGAGGTGTTCAAACGATCTTGAGGCGGGCGAGGTCTTGGGTGTCGACGAGCCCGACCGCGCGGCCTTCGGCATCAAGGACCACCACATCGTCCACGCGGTGCGAGCCGATGGTCTGTACCGCCTCTACCGCCAGCGAATCGGCGGAAACGCTGATCGGCCTGCGGGTCATGAATTCCGCCACCGGGCGATCGCCGACGTGGGGGTCGGTTTGATAGCAGCGGGCGAAGTCGCCGTGAGTGAAAATGCCTCCCAGCTTGCCGTCGGCGGCGGTGACGACGCAGGCACCGGAGCGGGCCTTGGTCATGGCGACAAGGGCTTCGCGGACGGTGGCGCCTTCGAGGACCTGGGCGAGTTGGTCGCCGGCGCGCATGATATCGGAGACTTTCGTGAGCAGTGCCCGGCCGAGGGCGCCGCCGGGGTGGAAGCGGGCGAATTGTTCCTCGGTGAAGCCGCGGGCTTCCAGCAGGACCATCGCGAGCGCGTCGCCCATGACCAGCATGGCGGTGGAGGAGGAGGTCGGTGCGAGATTCAGCGGGCAGGCCTCGCGGTCGACGGAGGTATCGAGCGTGACGTGGCTGTGATCGGCGAGGGTGGAGCTGGGCTTGCCGGTGAGGGCGATGACCTGGACATCGAAGCGCTTCACGTGCGGCAACAGGTCGAGCAGCTCGGAGGTTTCGCCGGAGTAGGAGAGCATCAGCACGGCATCGCCATCGGAGAGGATGCCGAGATCACCGTGGAGGGCGTTCTGGGAATTCAGGACCACGGCGGTGGCGCCGGTGGAGTTCAGGGTGGCGGCGATCTTGTGGCCGATGTTGCCGGACTTCCCGATGCCGACGACGACGATCTTGCCGCGGCGGTCGAGGGTGTCCTTGAGGATTTCCACGGCGCGGGTGAAGCCGCCGTCGAGCCGCGCCGCCATTCCTTGCAGCGCTTCGGTCTCGATCTCGATGACTTGCCGTGCCTTCGCCAGAACGTCCATGGGCGGAGGATGGACGGTGGGGGCGGGGGATGGGAATGAGGAATTCCGCAGAACCCAGCCGAGCAGGAAGTGCTACTCTCCGATCAAGTTCTCTGCCTCGACGGCTTCCTGCTCCATCGGTGCTGCCGGATATCCGATCTCGATACACTCTCTGAGATATTGAGCGAGGAACTGCTCAATTCCGCCCATCCGCTCATATTGGGCAGTGTGAGCACATTCATGGGCGATAAGCCGGCGGTCATTCCAGCAATCACTTCGAATGAAGATGCCATGCCTGATCGTGAGCCCTGCGGTCGCCGGAGTAAGGAGTTCTGCTACCGCTGCTGCTTGCGCGAGGATTGGATCCTCTGGAACCGGGATCGCATCGATCTTCAGCAAGCGGATCCTTTCCGGGAACTCAACGCCAATGAGGCGGGCGTCGGCCAAGGAAACCGAGGAGAGAGGAACACCATCC is drawn from Luteolibacter sp. Y139 and contains these coding sequences:
- a CDS encoding KpsF/GutQ family sugar-phosphate isomerase, yielding MDVLAKARQVIEIETEALQGMAARLDGGFTRAVEILKDTLDRRGKIVVVGIGKSGNIGHKIAATLNSTGATAVVLNSQNALHGDLGILSDGDAVLMLSYSGETSELLDLLPHVKRFDVQVIALTGKPSSTLADHSHVTLDTSVDREACPLNLAPTSSSTAMLVMGDALAMVLLEARGFTEEQFARFHPGGALGRALLTKVSDIMRAGDQLAQVLEGATVREALVAMTKARSGACVVTAADGKLGGIFTHGDFARCYQTDPHVGDRPVAEFMTRRPISVSADSLAVEAVQTIGSHRVDDVVVLDAEGRAVGLVDTQDLARLKIV
- a CDS encoding rhomboid family intramembrane serine protease, which produces MTPDAELPVWAREDAFPEAGPGWGWVDRKGRRMQVDGFEELARAIVEDAGARVDLVWTPEARGYVLPEEIPELHSALRESRIRWARWEIEEGKRQMTMFGGFFAVMVLWSFFTTGRILASGSVGLALILFFILGFLPWYQGHKRLKRAKRWAAGEMAADAQVLRFETWLAIQKAPVTRLVFWLMAVVGIVQFLAELQFYNARHGLEGARALLGVWNYVLSFGSFDTFGITIAKAGLTKHDGVVTEWWRLLTAPFLHGHWLHWLMNASAMVYLGKRVECFARWPHMVMVLLLSMWIGGEASARFLAMKSVGISGGLMGLLGFLLVFESMHRRLVPESARKRLLAGIVMTGVLGYVFRHFIDNACHAGGLIAGMVYAAVVFPRSSSTHRPGTTSPDLVLGGAALGLLVASALLACVKMLG
- the secG gene encoding preprotein translocase subunit SecG — encoded protein: MTVLGTLLGISINLLLFVFVIVCLLMSMIILMQRPKNEGLGAAFGSNTTDQLFGARTTNVLQKATVYLSTLFFVITLALAVLIGKRNASQLSLQAAVPTPPAKVEEKPASIAEEAAKEEKPITPEAVTPPVQVPTETPTPAPVPTPAEETKPEAESKPESTPAEETKPEETKPAEEKPPGQ
- the ruvA gene encoding Holliday junction branch migration protein RuvA; protein product: MIARLRGKVLEAYPNRLVVDVSGVGYEVHVPLSTFDRLHPSEGSPVDLRTHLHIRETAHTLYGFATEEERDLFLLLIDRVSGIGPAIAMAILSGMPAGRFKACVANGDTAELSKIKGLGKKTAERIVLELKDKVGVADTWQEVANGQMAPATADAELALMALGYKQVESRKAIRQMLDALPGASVEELVRGALRSLQ